One Papaver somniferum cultivar HN1 chromosome 10, ASM357369v1, whole genome shotgun sequence genomic window carries:
- the LOC113316164 gene encoding uncharacterized protein LOC113316164, with amino-acid sequence MKCTSTYLVKEAVDVDKTWAMFFEGSSYDTVGEAGVVFEAPRGDLLSYSFKFDFPCSNNVAEYETLILGLRMAKELNLGGVEVKGDSKLVTNQVNGDFHVKEAHLAPCRAEAQRLMNQTGSTLDHIGRGGNRHADALATLASKVQLNGEEECTITIRRKELPSTWKEDLAFEEADD; translated from the coding sequence ATGAAGTGCACGAGTACATACCTGGTGAAAGAAGCCGTGGATGTTGACAAGACTTGGGCTATGTTCTTTGAAGGATCATCATACGACACGGTTGGAGAAGCAGGGGTAGTGTTCGAAGCCCCACGAGGCGATCTGCTCTCATACTCATTCAAGTTTGACTTCCCATGCAGTAACAATGTTGCCGAATATGAAACGCTAATTCTAGGACTCAGGATGGCGAAGGAACTCAATTTAGGAGGCGTTGAAGTTAAGGGCGACTCAAAACTGGTGACAAACCAAGTAAATGGCGACTTCCATGTCAAAGAAGCGCACTTGGCGCCCTGTCGAGCAGAAGCCCAGAGACTAATGAACCAGACAGGGTCAACATTAGACCATATAGGTAGAGGAGGGAATCGACATGCAGACGCTCTAGCAACCCTGGCAAGCAAGGTGCAGttaaatggtgaagaagaatgcaCGATCACGATACGAAGAAAGGAGCTGCCCAGTACATGGAAAGAGGACCTAGCCTTCGAAGAAGCAGACGACTAG
- the LOC113316163 gene encoding uncharacterized protein LOC113316163 translates to MDEDRVIPTQALKQFVMIQGDLYYKAAGGSLAICVNKKGSRKNTPGIARGDMREDRRRPSLQETLEVRSILAKISKRSSTGASPYSLVYGEDAILPAEIAVPSARVAMASHIKPDETSRFAHLDTIEERRSRAERFEEAYRKRAANYYNQSVKEKTFKVDDLVLKIAPHVQRNASVGKFAANWEGPFKIRKVADSGYYKLRRMNGTKVKSPINGKWLKKFHA, encoded by the exons ATGGATGAGGATCGAGTAATTCCGACCCAAGCCTTGAAACAATTTGTAATGATCCAAGGGGATTTATACTATAAAGCTGCTGGAGGGTCTCTCGCAATATGTGTAAATAAAAAGGGCAGCAGAAAAAATACTCCAGGAATTGCACGAGGAGACATGCGGGAAGACCGGCGGCGTCCATCTCTACAGGAAACTTTAGAGGTTAGGAGTATATTGGCCAA AATCTCGAAGCGCAGTTCTACAGGAGCATCACCATACTCCCTAGTCTATGGAGAAGATGCGATACTACCAGCAGAAATAGCAGTCCCATCTGCGAGAGTGGCAATGGCCAGCCATATAAAGCCGGATGAAACAAGTCGTTTCGCCCACCTAGATACAATAGAAGAAAGAAGATCACGAGCAGAACGATTTGAAGAAGCCTACAGGAAGCGCGCCGCCAATTACTACAACCAAAGCGTAAAGGAGAAAACCTTTAAAGTGGACGACTTGGTCCTAAAAATTGCTCCTCATGTGCAGAGAAATGCAAGTGTCGGTAAGTTTGCAGCAAATTGGGAGGGCCCATTCAAGATAAGGAAGGTAGCAGACAGTGGATACTACAAGCTTAGGCGAATGAATGGGACCAAGGTCAAATCGCccatcaacggaaaatggctgAAAAAGTTCCACGCCTAA